CGAATGCATGGCCTCCCGAACTGGATTATTACCACGAAATGAAAAAGAAACATTACTTACACCACCACTGACACTGCAATACGGTAAATTTTCTCGTACCCACTTGGTAGCTCTTATAAAGTCTAGCGCATTGAGTTTATGCTCATCCATACCTGTGGCAACCGGGAAGATATTGAGGTCGAAAATGATGTCCTCTGGCGGAAAACCAACCTGGTCCACCAAAATATAATAGGAACGTTTGGCGATTTCAATACGTCTTTCGTAATTGTCTGCCTGGCCAACCTCATCAAAAGCCATAACGATGACCGCAGCCCCATATCGCTTGATCAATTTGGCGTGATGTATGAATTCCGCTTCGCCCTCTTTCAAGCTTATGGAATTTACCACACATTTACCTTGTACAACCTGAAGACCTGCCTCTATAATTTCCCATTTGGAACTATCGATCATGATGGGGACGCGCGCAATATCAGGTTCGGCAATGACCAAGTTCAAAAACTTGACCATGGCTGCTTTCCCATCAATCAGACCATCGTCCATGTTGATATCGATAATTTGGGCTCCTCCTTCCACCTGTTCCCTGGCAACATCCAAAGCTTCCTCAAATTTTTCCTCTTTTATCAGCCGTAGAAATTTCTTGGAACCTGCCACATTGGTCCTTTCCCCTACATTAATAAAATTACTTTCTGGTGTCACCACCAAAGGTTCTAGACCGCTTAGTTTAAGGTATTTTTTTTGTTTACTTTCCATATCTACACCTGCTCTACCATTAATGGCCTTGGCTTGTAATCCTTAACCAAATCAGCAATTGCTTTAATATGGGCGGGCGTAGTTCCACAACAACCCCCAATAATATTAATCAACCCTTTATCCAGATACTCCTTAATTTGACTTGCCATTTGTTCCGGATTTTGGTCGTATTCTCCAAAAGCATTGGGCAGTCCGGCATTGGGATGGGCCGAGATTCCGAACTCACTCTTCTTGGAAAGGACCTCTAAATGGGGCACTAAGTCCTTAGCTCCCAAGGCACAGTTGAATCCCACAGTTAACAAAGGAATATGGGATACGCTAATAAGAAATGCCTCCGCGGTTTGACCCGTCAATGTTCTGCCCGATGCATCCGTAATCGTCCCACTTATCATGATAGGAACGTCTATATTTCGTTCTTCTTTCACTTCTTCTATAGCAAATAAAGCGGCCTTACAATTTAAGGTGTCCGTAATGGTCTCTATCAACAAAACATCCACACCACCATCTAAAAGGGCTTCAACTTGTTGCTTGTAGGCAATGCGTAATTCCTCAAAAGTGATGGCCCTGTAACCGGAGTCGTTCACATCCGGGGACATACTGGCTGTTTTATTCGTAGGCCCCATGCTACCCGCCACAAAACGTGGTTTTTCGGGGGTTTTCAACGTGTACTCTTCGGCAACTTTTTTGGCGATGACCGCAGATTCATAATTCAAGTCATACACAAAATCCTGCATTTCATAATCCGCCATGGCGATGGTGGTGCTGGAAAAGGTATTGGTTTCAATGATATCCGCCCCTGCTTCTAAGTATTTCCTATGCACTTCCGCTAATGCCTCAGGTTGGGTAAGTGCCAACATATCGTTGTTACCCTTAACATCAATATGCCAATCCTTGAATCGCTTCCCTCGGAAATCATCCTCAGTAAACCTATATTGCTGCAACATAGTGCCCATGGCACCATCTAACACTAAAATCCGCTTTTGAAGCTCTACTTTTATATTGCTCATTTCTGTTTCATGTTGGACGTTAAAACCTCCTATTTTAAATCAATTAAAAGTTACGCAAGGAATCAAGACAAGGAATTTGGGCTAAGCCTTTTGGGGTTATCTTTCCCGATAGTATTCGGGATAGAACGTAGCACCTACTTACCTACTGACCAAATCAGACTAGACTAAGGGTTGCCAAGGCTTCAATGGGTCTATTCCCTCCACCTTTCTTGATAACAATACAGTTTTTAAAAGAACTGGGGCAAAGTAACGGCTCTACCCGTTCAAAACCAAATAATCATTTTTGTAAAGACTTTTCCATAACAAAAAACCCTTCAATTAGTATTCTTGAAGGGTTCCTTAGTCGTTTTAAAAATTACTATGCTATACTTTGAACCACTTCTTTTTTAGCCTCTTTTTTGGAGCCGTCAAATCCTTCTACCCCACCCACAGTAGTATATTTCATAACATACCGCTTACCGGGATTGATGATTTGATACGCATACTGACACATGACGGCAGCCTCATGAAACCCTGATAAAATCAATTTCAACTTTCCTTCATAGGTATTTACGTCACCGATAGCGAAAACACCGGGTAAATTGGTTTGGTAGTCCTTGGCATTGTTCACCTTTATAGCATTCTTCTCAATTTCCAATCCCCAATTACCGATTGGACCCAATTTCGGTGAAAGTCCGAAAAGGGGAATAAAATTATCCACCTCTAGGTAGGTTTCACCCTTTTCGGCGTCGTTATGTTTGATGACAACGGCTTCCAACTTCTCATCACCATATAATTTTTTAACCTCGGCTTCCGTGAATAATTTTATTTTACCCAATTTGGCCAATTCCGATGCTTTCTCAACGGAGTCCAAGGCTCCTCGAAATTCATTTCTACGGTGAACCAAGGATACTTCCGAAGCGACATCGGCCAAGAAAATGGCCCAATCTAGGGCAGAATCTCCTCCACCGGCAATGACCACCTTTTTACCACGATAGACCTCCGGGTCCTTAACCATATAAGCCACGCCTTTATCCTCAAAATCCACAATATTGGAAATGGGAGGCTTTCTTGGCTCGAAAGAGCCCAAACCGCCTGCAATCACCACAACGGGTGCATGGTGCTGTGTACCTTTGTTCGTGGTAACTATGTAGGAGCCATCTTCTTGTTTGTCCAAGGTTTCCGCCCGTTCTCCCAAGGTAAATCCGGCTTCAAATGGCTTTATCTGTTCCATAAGATTATCCACTAATGTACCCGCCAATATTTCCGGAAAAGCTGGAATATCATAAATCGGTTTTTTGGGATAAATCTCCGAGCACTGACCACCAGGCTGTGGCAATGCATCGATAAGATGGCATTTTAATTTTAGCAGTCCTGCTTCAAATACGGTAAATAATCCTGTTGGGCCTGCACCTATGATTACAATATCTGTTTTTATCATACTTCTTAATTAGGATTTAGTGGTTAGGAGTTAGCTGTTTAGATAAAAAAAATCTTTTATCTATTCACTTAGAACTTTTAACTCTTTACTATCTACATATCGTTTTTTTATTTCGATAAGCTTTTGCCGATGTCCAACCACTTCACCAATTATAATGATGGCAGGATTGGACAACCTATTCTTCTTTACTTCGTCTTCTATATTGGAAATAGTCCCTACCGCTATTTTCTCGTCTTTCCAAGTACCATTTTGGATAATGGCAATAGCTGTTTCGTCCTTCCCTTCCTTTTTAAAAAAAGAAACAATTTCGGGTAATTTGGACATTCCCATGAGAATGACAACCGTAGCATTACTTTTAGCTGCCAAGGCTACGTCTCCTGATAATTTATGCTGTTTTGTAGTTCCCGTAATGACCCAAAAACTCTCCGAAGCCCCTCTTTTAGTAACTGGGATATTTTGATAGGCCGGCACACTTAAACCGGACGAAATTCCGGGAACCATTGCCGTTTCCAGACCGTGGAAAGCTGCAAATTCCATTTCCTCCGCACCACGGCCGAAAACAAAGGGATCACCTCCTTTTAGCCGGACTACGTGCCCGTGGGATTTGGCCCTGGAAACAATAAGCTCGTTTATTTGGTCCTGTTGATAGGTGTAACAACCTTTTCTTTTTCCAACGAATATCTTTTCTACTTTTGGGGCATATTGTAAAAGCTCTTCGTTAACAAGAGCATCATACAAAACTACATCGGCGCTTTGAAGGGCCTTTATTGCCTTAACGGTAATCAATTCAGGGTCACCCGGTCCTGCTCCCACAACAGTTAACCTCCCCCCCGTTTGGAAGGGAGTGTTTACTGCCGCTGCGATTGTTTTTTGATTGGGTTGTTTGTTAAACTGCATTTTAAACTTGCGCTAATTCTCGTTCCCTATACTTTTCAACGGTTTCTAAAAACAATCTTGCATTTTTCAAATAGGATGTGGCAAATTCTTTCGTAGGCTCATTTTTGTTGATTTGCAAAACCATGTTCTCAAAACCACCCGAAACCTCGATTCTACCATCGGCAACAAACTTCTCATCAAAATCTTTGATAATACTGGCGTGGGTGTTCACTTTGGTATTTTCTGATGTCAATAAGGCCTTGGCCGAATTGACCATTGAGGCATAGGCATAATAAATACTGGCAGCCCATTTTTCCTCCTCAAATTTCTCTTGGGCATTCTGAATTTTTTCCTCACTTTCAAAAAGTAAGGTGGCTATCAAATCAATGACTACCCCTGCGCATTCACCAACTCCGATAGCTTTTTCATATTTTTCAGTATTTCCCCAATCAATAAAATCATCGGCAGTTAAATCATCGACACTGGATAAATGGGTCAAGAAATCGTAGAAATACATTTGTCCTTTTTCGGCATAATAATCCGGAAAGGTTTTCCCGTTACCGTTAGCATCAAAATCGTCCAATATCAATCGTAATGCTTCAGGTCCCCTCTTGCTTGGCACTTTTACAACCTTATCCGCAAAACGGCCATTTCCGTTACCGTCGTTTCCTCCACCTAACAATACCTGTAGGGCCGGGGCCACTAATTTGTCCTTAGTGCGGACCGACATCCCCTGGAAACCTATATTGGCCATATTGTGCTGCCCACAGGCATTCATACAGCCGCTTATTTTAATAACCACATCCGGATTCTCAATATATTGTGGATATTCTGCTTTTATCACCCGTTCCAACTCTTCCGCTATTCCCGTACTACTCGCAATACCCAGGTTGCAGGTATCCGTTCCGGGACAGGCGGTAATATCCAAGGCCTTATTATAACCGGCCTCCGCAAAGCCTAATTTTTTTAGTTCCGTGTAGAAAAATGGAATGGCATCCTCCTTTACATAGGGAATCAATATGTTTTGTCTCAAGGTCAACCGGAATTCCCCCGCAGCATATTTCTGTACCAAATCCGCTAACAATCTGGCCTTGTCCGTGTAAAAATCTCCCAAAAGAACCTTAATTCCTATTGCCACAAAACCACCTTGCTTCTGTGGTACGATGTTGGTAGACTTCCATTTTTCAAATTCCTTGATATCGTCGATATCTGCTATTGGAGCTTCGAGTTCGGAAACTTTTATCTTAGGGTATGCTAAAGCATCAATGGGATAGGTTTTAAAAGGAATTGCCTTGCATTCTTCATCAATCAGTTTTCTAAAACCATCCAAGCCCACATCTTTTAATAAGAACTTCAGCCTGGCTTTTGCCCTGCTTTTTCGTTCTCCAAAGCGGTCAAAAACACGTACCACTACTTCCATCAAAGGAATTATTTTATCCGAGGGCAAAAACTCATATAAAACATCCGCATGCCTCGGTTGAGATCCCAATCCCCCACCAAGCATAACCTTAAAACCTTTAATACCCTCTTTGATTTTGGCTATAAAACCAAGG
The nucleotide sequence above comes from Maribacter algicola. Encoded proteins:
- a CDS encoding homocysteine S-methyltransferase family protein, with the protein product MSNIKVELQKRILVLDGAMGTMLQQYRFTEDDFRGKRFKDWHIDVKGNNDMLALTQPEALAEVHRKYLEAGADIIETNTFSSTTIAMADYEMQDFVYDLNYESAVIAKKVAEEYTLKTPEKPRFVAGSMGPTNKTASMSPDVNDSGYRAITFEELRIAYKQQVEALLDGGVDVLLIETITDTLNCKAALFAIEEVKEERNIDVPIMISGTITDASGRTLTGQTAEAFLISVSHIPLLTVGFNCALGAKDLVPHLEVLSKKSEFGISAHPNAGLPNAFGEYDQNPEQMASQIKEYLDKGLINIIGGCCGTTPAHIKAIADLVKDYKPRPLMVEQV
- a CDS encoding HEPN domain-containing protein, whose translation is MQSFRTEIENPIVEKDILELERKIHEFHGGKLDEEKFRSLRLARGVYGQRQPGVQMIRIKLPYGKVTSKQLHRICEVSDEYSRGRLHITTRQDIQIHYVDLNRTPELWAELEKDDITLREACGNTVRNVTASETAGIDINEPFDVSPYAHALFQYFLRNPVSQEMGRKFKVSFSASDEDTGLSYMHDLGFIAKIKEGIKGFKVMLGGGLGSQPRHADVLYEFLPSDKIIPLMEVVVRVFDRFGERKSRAKARLKFLLKDVGLDGFRKLIDEECKAIPFKTYPIDALAYPKIKVSELEAPIADIDDIKEFEKWKSTNIVPQKQGGFVAIGIKVLLGDFYTDKARLLADLVQKYAAGEFRLTLRQNILIPYVKEDAIPFFYTELKKLGFAEAGYNKALDITACPGTDTCNLGIASSTGIAEELERVIKAEYPQYIENPDVVIKISGCMNACGQHNMANIGFQGMSVRTKDKLVAPALQVLLGGGNDGNGNGRFADKVVKVPSKRGPEALRLILDDFDANGNGKTFPDYYAEKGQMYFYDFLTHLSSVDDLTADDFIDWGNTEKYEKAIGVGECAGVVIDLIATLLFESEEKIQNAQEKFEEEKWAASIYYAYASMVNSAKALLTSENTKVNTHASIIKDFDEKFVADGRIEVSGGFENMVLQINKNEPTKEFATSYLKNARLFLETVEKYRERELAQV
- the cobA gene encoding uroporphyrinogen-III C-methyltransferase — its product is MQFNKQPNQKTIAAAVNTPFQTGGRLTVVGAGPGDPELITVKAIKALQSADVVLYDALVNEELLQYAPKVEKIFVGKRKGCYTYQQDQINELIVSRAKSHGHVVRLKGGDPFVFGRGAEEMEFAAFHGLETAMVPGISSGLSVPAYQNIPVTKRGASESFWVITGTTKQHKLSGDVALAAKSNATVVILMGMSKLPEIVSFFKKEGKDETAIAIIQNGTWKDEKIAVGTISNIEDEVKKNRLSNPAIIIIGEVVGHRQKLIEIKKRYVDSKELKVLSE
- a CDS encoding NAD(P)/FAD-dependent oxidoreductase; protein product: MIKTDIVIIGAGPTGLFTVFEAGLLKLKCHLIDALPQPGGQCSEIYPKKPIYDIPAFPEILAGTLVDNLMEQIKPFEAGFTLGERAETLDKQEDGSYIVTTNKGTQHHAPVVVIAGGLGSFEPRKPPISNIVDFEDKGVAYMVKDPEVYRGKKVVIAGGGDSALDWAIFLADVASEVSLVHRRNEFRGALDSVEKASELAKLGKIKLFTEAEVKKLYGDEKLEAVVIKHNDAEKGETYLEVDNFIPLFGLSPKLGPIGNWGLEIEKNAIKVNNAKDYQTNLPGVFAIGDVNTYEGKLKLILSGFHEAAVMCQYAYQIINPGKRYVMKYTTVGGVEGFDGSKKEAKKEVVQSIA